TCTATCTCGTCTACGCCGACCGCGACGCCGCGGGTCCGGGCGTGCTCAGGCTCGGCGAGATCATCCGCGAGACCACGAGCCGCGTGTGCGCGCGCGAGCAGGCAAAAGCCGCGACAAAGAAATAATCCGGGTCAGAGTCACATTTCTGGCAGTTAAACTGACTCTGACCCGGATTTCGGTCAGCGCATCACGATATCGGTCTTCATCGGCCCCAGCACGCCGAGCAGCTCGTTTTTCTCGCGCGCCGGCACCTTGAGCTTGTCGAGCGACTTCACGAGGTCCTCGACGAGCGCGGCGAAGTGCGGGTCCTGCACGCCCATGCCCATGTGCGTGGTCTTCATGTCGCGGCCGGTGTAGGTGCACGGCCCGCCCGAGCCGGCGCAGATCTGCTCGACGAGCAGGCGCTTCAGACGCGGGATGTCGGTGTTCGCGAAAAAGCCGTTGATGCGGGTGTCCGCCGCGACGTTCGCGACGAAATCGTCGACGACCGCCGGCTTGCCGCCGAGCCGGTCGTAGAGGCTTTTGTCTGCCGCGTACACGTTCGC
The DNA window shown above is from Burkholderiales bacterium and carries:
- a CDS encoding group 1 truncated hemoglobin — translated: MRAVKRIIRAVAVSALVLCAANVYAADKSLYDRLGGKPAVVDDFVANVAADTRINGFFANTDIPRLKRLLVEQICAGSGGPCTYTGRDMKTTHMGMGVQDPHFAALVEDLVKSLDKLKVPAREKNELLGVLGPMKTDIVMR